From bacterium, one genomic window encodes:
- a CDS encoding branched-chain amino acid--2-keto-4-methylthiobutyrate aminotransferase gives MEIIRAAEIMATHPEHQRLPHPQNYALGGAFTADHHCGLIEASVPLIDCGFMHADAVYDVVSVSRGAFFRLDQHQDRLARSCEAIHLQNPMNRKREAEILHETVALSGLKDAYVWWAVTRGLPPLGRGEMIDPQNFQPRFYAFASPFVWLADDDQRARGLDLVLSRERVRISPRAVDPTAKNFHWLDMQMALFEAGERGGEWAMLPDEDGYLTEATGANVFVIRDGVALTPDSGCLEGITRQSVFDLCAELGIHAKATRIHSSELEDAEEIFLTTTAGSIMPVRTIDGRAIGGREGPGEIATTLHNRYWEHRWDGWDTTPVRYELAK, from the coding sequence GTGGAGATCATTCGCGCGGCTGAGATCATGGCGACCCACCCGGAACACCAACGCCTTCCGCACCCGCAGAACTACGCTCTCGGCGGCGCTTTCACCGCGGATCATCACTGCGGGCTGATCGAGGCCTCCGTTCCTCTGATCGATTGTGGTTTCATGCACGCCGATGCGGTGTACGACGTGGTAAGCGTGAGTCGCGGCGCCTTTTTCCGCCTCGATCAGCACCAGGATCGACTGGCACGCTCATGCGAAGCCATCCATCTGCAGAACCCGATGAACCGGAAACGGGAAGCCGAGATCCTGCACGAAACCGTCGCCCTCTCTGGCCTCAAGGACGCGTACGTTTGGTGGGCCGTCACACGCGGCCTGCCACCTCTGGGTCGCGGCGAAATGATCGACCCGCAGAATTTCCAGCCGCGTTTCTACGCCTTTGCCTCACCGTTCGTGTGGCTGGCCGACGACGATCAGCGAGCTCGCGGACTCGACCTCGTGCTCTCCCGCGAGCGGGTACGGATCTCACCGAGAGCCGTCGATCCGACGGCCAAGAACTTCCACTGGCTGGACATGCAGATGGCACTGTTCGAAGCCGGTGAGCGCGGCGGCGAATGGGCAATGCTCCCGGATGAAGACGGATATCTCACCGAAGCCACCGGAGCCAACGTCTTTGTGATTCGCGATGGCGTCGCCCTTACCCCCGACTCCGGTTGCCTGGAAGGCATCACACGCCAGAGCGTTTTCGACCTGTGTGCGGAGCTCGGCATCCACGCGAAAGCAACGCGGATCCACAGCAGTGAACTCGAGGATGCGGAGGAGATCTTCCTCACGACGACGGCCGGAAGCATCATGCCGGTGCGAACCATCGATGGCCGAGCGATTGGCGGGCGCGAAGGACCCGGAGAGATCGCGACGACCCTGCACAACCGCTACTGGGAACACCGCTGGGATGGCTGGGACACCACTCCCGTGCGCTACGAACTGGCGAAGTAG
- a CDS encoding acyl-CoA dehydrogenase, translating into MEFDETQKAMEGVIRDFCQREIEPCIPKLESGDLPVFEVMRKMSDALDMAGLIGSGAIADPTVPAILAKELSRVSPGLCLSVISNLGCGATIATRGNPELIQRCGIPVLSLQKVGCWALTESESGSDAFALKTTARIEGDEVVLNGSKAFSSNAPVADVLLIYARLAGGERADKSRIFPVVVERGTPGLETGPPLEKFGMHASPTGDIFLDDVRVPRGNLLGDPDRPARATAEQTLATERIAIVAMCLGVIERCLEESISHTTQRVQFGKPIAAFQLTQQKLARIYVAQENVRNSMFALIRAQETRTVTERQVSAAKWYATEAAVSVALDAMQIMGGAGYLREHAPERLLRDIKLWTVGGGTSEIQQLTVAKDLLRQHGFAIDLSGGFSVDGETA; encoded by the coding sequence ATGGAGTTCGACGAGACACAGAAGGCGATGGAAGGCGTGATCCGCGATTTCTGCCAGCGCGAGATCGAGCCCTGTATTCCGAAACTCGAATCCGGCGATCTCCCGGTCTTCGAGGTCATGAGGAAGATGTCCGACGCCCTCGACATGGCGGGGCTGATCGGATCCGGTGCGATCGCCGATCCTACCGTTCCCGCGATCCTGGCCAAGGAACTCTCCCGGGTCAGCCCGGGACTGTGTCTATCGGTCATTTCGAATCTGGGTTGCGGTGCGACGATCGCCACCCGAGGCAATCCGGAATTGATCCAACGTTGTGGGATACCGGTGCTTTCTCTTCAGAAGGTCGGTTGCTGGGCTCTGACCGAATCGGAATCCGGTTCCGACGCTTTCGCGTTGAAGACGACCGCGCGAATCGAAGGGGATGAAGTCGTATTGAACGGCAGCAAGGCCTTTTCTTCGAATGCTCCCGTGGCCGACGTCCTGCTGATCTACGCGCGCCTCGCCGGTGGAGAGCGGGCTGACAAGAGCCGCATCTTTCCCGTCGTCGTAGAACGGGGAACACCCGGTCTCGAGACGGGGCCACCCCTCGAGAAATTCGGCATGCACGCCTCCCCCACTGGGGACATTTTTCTCGACGATGTGCGAGTGCCCCGGGGAAATCTGCTAGGGGATCCGGATCGCCCAGCGCGTGCTACCGCGGAGCAGACGCTGGCGACCGAGCGCATTGCCATCGTTGCGATGTGTCTGGGTGTCATCGAGCGGTGCCTGGAGGAATCGATTTCCCATACGACCCAGCGCGTTCAATTCGGAAAGCCGATTGCGGCCTTCCAGCTCACACAGCAGAAGCTGGCGCGCATCTACGTCGCCCAGGAAAACGTTCGCAACTCGATGTTCGCATTGATCCGCGCGCAAGAAACGCGAACGGTGACCGAACGTCAGGTGAGCGCCGCCAAGTGGTATGCGACCGAGGCCGCCGTCAGTGTGGCCCTCGATGCCATGCAGATCATGGGTGGCGCCGGTTATCTGCGCGAACACGCTCCGGAGCGGCTTCTCCGCGACATCAAGCTCTGGACCGTCGGTGGCGGAACCAGCGAGATTCAGCAACTCACTGTTGCCAAGGATCTCTTGCGCCAGCACGGATTCGCAATTGATCTCTCGGGCGGCTTCAGTGTCGACGGGGAAACCGCCTAA
- a CDS encoding Crp/Fnr family transcriptional regulator, which yields MKDRVEALRGIPLFQALDEKHLREIAGLLIDRKIPKDAVIFEEGTLGDYMYVIQEGQVKVAKMSDDGREKILEILGPGEFVGEMSLLDREPRSASVKTMQPCLLLALSRSDFLALLAQNSELSLELIRELTRRLRETNEQIRGLLFERVEGRARRLMRRLARETLSEYPDRVATSPITHQQLADLVGTSRETITRVIKELKKEGWLAQEGKRYLIPKDEP from the coding sequence ATGAAAGACAGGGTCGAAGCACTCCGCGGGATTCCGCTTTTTCAAGCGTTGGATGAAAAACACCTGCGCGAAATTGCCGGTCTGCTGATCGACCGGAAGATTCCGAAGGATGCGGTCATCTTCGAAGAGGGCACGCTGGGCGACTACATGTATGTGATCCAGGAGGGTCAGGTAAAGGTCGCCAAGATGTCCGACGACGGGCGCGAGAAGATCCTGGAGATCCTCGGTCCAGGGGAGTTCGTCGGTGAGATGTCCCTGCTCGATCGCGAACCGCGTTCGGCGTCCGTGAAGACGATGCAGCCCTGTCTCCTGCTCGCACTCTCGCGCAGCGATTTTCTCGCGCTGCTCGCACAGAACTCCGAACTTTCGCTCGAACTGATTCGCGAACTCACGCGTCGCCTGCGCGAGACCAACGAGCAGATCCGCGGCCTGCTCTTCGAGCGGGTCGAGGGTCGTGCCCGACGCCTTATGCGCAGACTCGCCCGGGAGACGCTCTCGGAATACCCCGACCGGGTCGCGACCTCGCCGATCACGCATCAGCAACTCGCCGACCTCGTAGGTACCAGCCGCGAGACGATCACTCGCGTCATCAAGGAACTCAAGAAGGAAGGCTGGCTCGCCCAGGAGGGCAAGCGATACCTCATCCCGAAGGATGAGCCCTGA
- a CDS encoding NTP transferase domain-containing protein: MESVPTARSSTHPQSARRTRDHRYAQYLRSPEDGRARVPLHGSRAIASQTTLWPIVLAGGAGTRFWPASRQAVPKPFVKLLGEQTLLDETLLRMARLKTTAPTSVIAARELAGVMRKALRPHKGVTLQFEPIARNTAPAIAFAAACALGQGCDGVIGIFPADHHIPRPDQFARTVDTAVRAAARGEKLVLIGVQPTRPDTAYGYLRIGKGGRGAQLVKNFQEKPKSRVAKRYFNSGEYLWNAGMLVARPELILSETREHAPEVWKGLGPALERIAKGQRVTRVELLGAFRAAEAISFDYAVLERSARTFAVRARFAWSDLGSWDALEGHLPQIDGNSVAGETPLSLGASGNIVWNEGGKTLVLQGVHDLVIVDTADALLICRKDQAQGVREVVKELSLRGRKDLA, encoded by the coding sequence ATGGAATCAGTTCCGACGGCTCGATCTTCAACGCATCCACAGTCTGCTAGAAGAACCCGTGATCATCGATATGCGCAATATCTACGATCGCCCGAAGATGGAAGAGCTCGGGTTCCGCTACACGGGAGTAGGGCGATAGCTTCCCAGACCACGCTCTGGCCGATCGTCCTGGCCGGCGGCGCGGGTACGCGTTTCTGGCCGGCGAGCCGCCAGGCTGTGCCCAAACCGTTCGTGAAACTCCTGGGCGAGCAGACGCTCCTCGACGAAACTCTTTTGCGCATGGCGCGCCTGAAGACTACGGCTCCGACCTCGGTGATTGCCGCGAGGGAACTGGCCGGTGTCATGCGCAAGGCTCTGCGACCGCACAAGGGAGTCACTCTCCAATTCGAACCCATCGCTCGGAACACGGCTCCGGCGATTGCATTCGCCGCAGCGTGCGCACTGGGGCAGGGCTGCGACGGTGTGATCGGCATCTTCCCGGCCGACCACCACATTCCCCGCCCGGATCAATTTGCCCGGACCGTCGATACTGCAGTGCGGGCAGCCGCGCGGGGAGAGAAGCTGGTCCTGATCGGTGTGCAACCGACCCGACCCGATACCGCCTATGGCTATCTGCGCATCGGCAAGGGGGGCCGCGGTGCGCAGCTCGTGAAGAACTTTCAGGAGAAACCAAAATCCCGGGTTGCGAAGCGTTATTTCAACAGCGGTGAGTATCTGTGGAATGCGGGCATGCTGGTCGCGCGACCGGAACTCATCCTGTCGGAAACCCGCGAGCACGCACCCGAGGTCTGGAAGGGTCTCGGGCCGGCGCTCGAGAGGATCGCGAAGGGTCAGCGCGTGACGCGTGTCGAGTTGCTGGGCGCCTTTCGCGCTGCTGAGGCGATTTCTTTCGACTACGCCGTGCTGGAACGGAGTGCGCGGACCTTCGCGGTGCGCGCGCGTTTTGCCTGGTCGGACCTCGGCAGCTGGGACGCACTCGAGGGGCATCTTCCCCAGATCGACGGCAATTCAGTTGCCGGGGAAACGCCGCTCAGTCTCGGAGCATCGGGCAATATCGTGTGGAATGAAGGCGGGAAAACCCTTGTTTTACAGGGCGTTCACGACCTTGTGATCGTGGACACAGCCGATGCCCTGTTGATCTGCCGAAAAGACCAGGCACAGGGAGTCCGAGAGGTCGTCAAAGAACTGTCCCTTCGGGGAAGGAAGGATCTGGCGTAG
- a CDS encoding UDP-glucose/GDP-mannose dehydrogenase family protein produces MNIAVIGTGYVGLVTGACFAEFGINVTCVDKDVSKIERLEAGEIPIFEPGLEEIVRRNTEAGRLTFTTDTRSAIQRSLVVFIAVPTPPAADGSTDLSYVDTVARTIGEHLDGYKVVVTKSTVPVKTAERLSRLIAESAQQHGKADIRYSVASNPEFLREGSAVDDFMHPDRVVIGADDTEAIAILKDLYAPLNLIEVPFVITNVATSELIKYASNAFLATKISFINEIANLCESVGADVHHVSRAMGLDGRIGPKFLHPGPGYGGSCFPKDTASLVRFSEEFGVPQRIVSSVLEVNEAQRDRMVSKVEEALGGDLKNRTIGVLGLSFKPNTDDVRDSPAIEVIERLLERGARIRAYDPQAMSNAAQDLPDLTYCQDSYDTAKGCDALVLATEWNQFRRLDLQRIHSLLEEPVIIDMRNIYDRPKMEELGFRYTGVGR; encoded by the coding sequence ATGAACATAGCTGTGATCGGAACTGGATACGTCGGACTCGTGACGGGCGCATGTTTCGCCGAGTTCGGAATCAATGTGACCTGCGTCGACAAGGACGTATCGAAGATCGAGCGGCTCGAAGCGGGTGAGATTCCCATCTTCGAGCCTGGACTCGAAGAGATCGTGCGCCGCAACACAGAGGCCGGTCGACTCACGTTCACCACGGATACACGAAGCGCCATCCAGCGCTCCCTGGTCGTTTTCATTGCCGTACCCACTCCGCCCGCTGCCGATGGCAGTACCGACCTGAGCTACGTCGACACGGTCGCGCGCACGATCGGTGAACATCTCGATGGCTACAAGGTCGTGGTCACCAAGAGCACGGTGCCTGTGAAGACCGCCGAGCGCCTGTCGCGCCTGATCGCGGAATCGGCTCAGCAACACGGAAAGGCCGACATCCGCTACTCCGTCGCTTCGAATCCCGAGTTCTTGCGCGAGGGCAGTGCGGTCGACGACTTCATGCACCCCGACCGGGTCGTGATCGGGGCCGACGACACCGAGGCGATCGCCATCCTCAAGGATCTCTACGCGCCTCTGAACCTGATCGAGGTTCCGTTCGTCATCACGAACGTCGCGACCTCGGAGCTGATCAAGTACGCCTCGAACGCCTTCCTGGCCACGAAGATCAGCTTCATCAACGAGATTGCCAATCTGTGTGAGAGTGTCGGCGCAGACGTGCATCACGTGTCTCGTGCGATGGGGCTCGACGGGCGCATTGGTCCGAAATTCCTGCACCCGGGTCCCGGCTACGGCGGCTCGTGCTTTCCCAAGGACACCGCTTCACTGGTTCGCTTCAGCGAGGAATTCGGCGTACCCCAGCGGATCGTGTCGTCGGTCCTCGAGGTCAACGAGGCGCAACGCGATCGCATGGTGTCGAAAGTCGAAGAGGCCCTCGGTGGCGACTTGAAGAACCGCACGATCGGTGTGCTGGGTCTGAGCTTCAAACCCAATACCGACGACGTGCGCGATTCCCCGGCGATCGAAGTGATCGAGCGCCTGCTCGAGCGTGGTGCGCGGATCCGCGCCTACGATCCCCAGGCGATGTCGAATGCGGCACAGGACCTGCCCGATCTGACCTACTGTCAGGATTCGTATGACACGGCGAAGGGCTGCGACGCACTCGTGCTGGCGACGGAATGGAATCAGTTCCGACGGCTCGATCTTCAACGCATCCACAGTCTGCTAGAAGAACCCGTGATCATCGATATGCGCAATATCTACGATCGCCCGAAGATGGAAGAGCTCGGGTTCCGCTACACGGGAGTAGGGCGATAG
- a CDS encoding VanZ family protein, whose protein sequence is MAWRLTVLAAYAIGTIFLSLLPGRDLSVFGFPKFVWDLAHLPLFAGLTIVCLWATVGGGLWRVVFVCAACFAFSATEEWHQRLVPGRFASLTDLRTNAIGILVGAALWEGYRALSVKQEENHSNEHSCDRNWIRRTRDGRMFRRVRNQCDLRRQGRIEDRAARSG, encoded by the coding sequence ATGGCCTGGCGACTGACGGTCTTGGCGGCATATGCGATCGGAACGATATTTCTCTCGTTGCTGCCGGGGCGCGATCTCTCTGTCTTCGGTTTTCCGAAGTTCGTCTGGGATCTCGCGCATCTGCCGCTCTTTGCCGGTCTGACGATTGTCTGCTTGTGGGCCACCGTCGGCGGTGGTCTGTGGCGCGTTGTTTTCGTGTGCGCAGCCTGCTTCGCCTTCTCAGCGACCGAGGAATGGCATCAGCGTCTCGTTCCGGGTAGGTTTGCCTCGCTTACAGACCTGAGAACGAATGCGATCGGGATTCTCGTGGGTGCTGCGCTCTGGGAGGGCTACAGGGCTCTTTCAGTGAAGCAAGAGGAGAACCACAGCAATGAACATAGCTGTGATCGGAACTGGATACGTCGGACTCGTGACGGGCGCATGTTTCGCCGAGTTCGGAATCAATGTGACCTGCGTCGACAAGGACGTATCGAAGATCGAGCGGCTCGAAGCGGGTGA
- a CDS encoding NAD-dependent epimerase/dehydratase family protein — translation MRVLVTGGAGFIGSHLVRSCLEAGDDVRVLDDLSSGHLANLDGVLDAVDYSKGSVVDPDQVAHAVADCEVVFHQAAVASVPQSLDDPIGTHAVNATGTLNVLEAARRAGVRRVVFAASCAVYGDSEELPKTEAMPARPLSPYALHKHMGERYCELYSDLLGLEAVALRYFNVFGPRQDPKSMYAGVIPIFVTALVGGRTPRVDGDGLQTRDFVYVQDVVAANRAAAVAPSVAAGKVINVGRGESVTILELLREIALALGVDPPAPDFAPARPGDVSASRADIHRARELLDWQPGVDLRTGLRDTVAYYRDVRR, via the coding sequence TTGAGAGTACTGGTGACCGGTGGCGCCGGCTTCATCGGTTCGCATCTCGTGCGCTCCTGCCTGGAGGCGGGCGACGATGTGCGGGTGCTCGACGATCTGAGTTCTGGACATCTCGCGAATCTGGACGGCGTTCTCGACGCTGTGGATTATTCCAAGGGCAGTGTCGTCGATCCCGACCAGGTCGCGCACGCGGTAGCCGATTGCGAAGTCGTCTTTCACCAGGCGGCGGTGGCCTCTGTACCACAGTCGCTGGATGATCCGATCGGCACCCACGCGGTGAACGCGACCGGAACGCTAAACGTCCTGGAAGCCGCCCGCCGTGCCGGAGTGCGACGCGTGGTCTTTGCAGCATCCTGTGCGGTCTATGGAGATTCTGAGGAGCTTCCCAAGACCGAAGCAATGCCCGCTCGTCCGCTGTCTCCGTACGCCCTGCACAAACATATGGGCGAGCGCTATTGCGAACTCTACAGCGATCTACTTGGCCTGGAGGCGGTCGCACTGCGCTACTTCAACGTCTTTGGTCCGCGCCAGGATCCGAAATCGATGTATGCGGGTGTGATCCCGATTTTCGTGACCGCACTGGTCGGCGGTCGCACTCCGCGTGTGGACGGTGACGGGCTGCAGACTCGTGACTTCGTCTACGTTCAGGACGTCGTTGCCGCGAACCGCGCGGCGGCTGTCGCGCCATCTGTGGCTGCGGGCAAGGTGATCAACGTGGGGCGAGGCGAGAGCGTGACCATCCTCGAACTCCTGCGCGAGATCGCGTTGGCTTTGGGCGTGGACCCTCCTGCGCCGGATTTCGCTCCGGCCCGACCCGGCGATGTGTCTGCGAGTCGTGCCGATATCCACCGGGCTCGCGAACTCCTGGACTGGCAACCCGGGGTCGACCTGCGAACGGGTCTACGCGATACGGTGGCGTACTACCGGGATGTCCGGAGGTAG
- a CDS encoding NAD-dependent epimerase/dehydratase family protein: MRVLVTGGAGAIGSWVVEALLARGEEVAVLDSFHDFYPRIRKQRNLAAAQAQPGFYELFETDIRDTEGVARAFDAFRPQGVIHLAARAGVRPSLEDPVTYSDVNLTGTSVVLEASRRAGVERLVFASSSSVYGERPRGPFVEDLVADRPLSPYGATKRAGELLCHAAYSSTGMPISCLRFFTAYGPRQRPDLAIHRWSRLALEDKPIPVFGDGSAERDFTFVHDLVDGILSALDRANAFRVYNLGRGEPVTLNETIRALEKALGMSVRRDQQPCAPGDVPRTWASIERAREELGYQPKTQLEAGIAAFVDWFRSEMT; this comes from the coding sequence ATGAGAGTGCTCGTCACGGGCGGTGCAGGGGCGATCGGCTCCTGGGTCGTCGAAGCGCTTCTGGCACGCGGCGAGGAAGTCGCAGTGCTCGACTCGTTTCACGACTTCTACCCCCGGATTCGCAAGCAGCGCAATCTGGCCGCTGCACAGGCGCAACCCGGTTTCTACGAGCTGTTCGAGACCGACATCCGCGACACCGAGGGCGTTGCGCGCGCTTTCGATGCCTTCCGACCACAGGGTGTGATCCACCTGGCCGCACGCGCCGGCGTACGCCCGAGCCTGGAAGATCCGGTGACTTACAGCGATGTGAACCTGACCGGTACCTCTGTAGTTCTGGAGGCCTCGCGTCGCGCCGGGGTCGAGCGCTTGGTGTTTGCCTCGTCTTCCAGCGTGTACGGCGAGCGACCACGCGGACCCTTTGTGGAAGACCTGGTCGCGGATCGACCCCTTTCTCCTTATGGCGCGACCAAGCGCGCCGGTGAACTCCTCTGCCACGCCGCGTATTCCAGTACGGGCATGCCGATCAGCTGCCTGCGCTTTTTTACTGCGTACGGTCCCAGGCAACGTCCCGACCTGGCGATCCACCGCTGGTCTCGACTCGCGCTTGAAGACAAGCCGATTCCCGTTTTCGGCGACGGGTCCGCGGAACGCGACTTTACCTTCGTCCACGATCTGGTCGACGGAATTCTGAGCGCGCTGGATCGCGCGAACGCCTTTCGTGTGTACAACCTGGGTCGGGGTGAACCCGTAACCTTGAACGAGACGATTCGCGCACTCGAGAAAGCCCTGGGTATGTCGGTACGGCGCGACCAGCAACCGTGCGCGCCGGGCGATGTACCTCGTACCTGGGCTTCGATCGAGCGCGCCCGCGAGGAACTCGGCTATCAGCCGAAGACCCAGCTCGAGGCTGGAATCGCCGCGTTCGTGGACTGGTTTCGCTCGGAGATGACTTGA
- a CDS encoding polysaccharide export protein, producing the protein MRRPPISALILALLGLTISACVQTLRDQPSAAEMDAFAQEARQEYVIGPRDTLAISVWGQSQLSTPSLEVRLDGKISSPLLDDVQAAGLTPAELKVVMTEGLEEFISDPQVTITVLQSRSKVIYILGEVVKENSFLLQPEMRLVDAIAMAGGFLTFSRKDRIKLIRTKDSGQTVEFIFDYDAFVSGENLEQNVLLLPGDRIIVPDEAPFW; encoded by the coding sequence TTGAGACGCCCCCCCATTTCAGCACTGATCCTGGCCCTGCTCGGGCTGACGATCAGTGCTTGTGTTCAGACCCTCCGCGACCAGCCCAGCGCTGCCGAGATGGATGCCTTTGCCCAGGAAGCGCGCCAGGAATACGTCATCGGTCCGCGTGATACGCTCGCTATCAGTGTCTGGGGCCAGTCGCAATTGAGCACGCCAAGTCTCGAGGTACGCCTCGATGGCAAGATCTCGAGTCCGTTGCTCGACGATGTGCAGGCCGCGGGCCTCACTCCGGCTGAACTCAAGGTCGTCATGACCGAGGGTCTCGAGGAGTTCATCAGCGATCCTCAGGTCACCATAACGGTCCTTCAGAGCCGGTCGAAGGTGATCTACATACTCGGCGAGGTCGTCAAAGAGAATTCGTTCCTCCTCCAGCCGGAGATGCGCCTGGTCGACGCGATCGCGATGGCCGGGGGTTTCCTGACCTTCTCGCGCAAGGATCGCATCAAGCTCATCCGCACCAAGGACAGCGGGCAGACCGTCGAGTTCATCTTCGACTACGACGCTTTCGTGAGCGGAGAAAATCTCGAGCAGAACGTACTGCTCCTACCCGGAGATCGGATCATTGTTCCCGATGAAGCCCCATTCTGGTAG
- a CDS encoding sigma-54-dependent Fis family transcriptional regulator, whose translation MNQTQKLLVVDDDEAARGWLAAFAVRLGFEVAIAETGERALDLFEAFQPDLVTLDVQLPGIDGMTTLKALRRMNAHTAVIMLAGAGSTQTIVEAIRNGACDFLRKPFEFEELETAFDKALARTRLDREVEFLRNRRGFPGKYLSLGSNPKMLLVEDVIRHVADTDITVLIRGESGTGKELVARRLYQQSSRSSCPLIKVNCAALPAELLESELFGYEKGAFTGAQRRKLGKFEVANGGTIFLDEISEMHPSLQAKLLQVLQDGQFSRLGGERDIEVDTRVVAATNRDLEASVRAGAFREDLFYRLNVVTISIPPLRERSDEIGPLGEYFLETYSCEYGKECTRLSEELQTAMLIHDWPGNVRELENLIKRIVVLGTEQPALHELAARKSRQSVTSTASRPTELQRYLSGEAESVSLKRIAREATLVAEKHLIERVLERTRWNRKEAARILQISYKALLYKMKDAGLVDSA comes from the coding sequence ATGAATCAGACGCAGAAACTGCTGGTGGTGGACGACGACGAGGCTGCGCGGGGCTGGCTCGCGGCCTTCGCGGTCCGGCTCGGTTTCGAGGTGGCGATCGCAGAAACGGGCGAGCGGGCCCTGGATCTATTCGAGGCCTTCCAGCCCGACCTCGTGACGCTCGACGTGCAGTTGCCCGGGATTGACGGCATGACCACGCTGAAGGCCCTGAGGCGCATGAATGCCCACACCGCCGTGATCATGCTGGCGGGCGCGGGGTCGACCCAGACGATCGTGGAGGCGATCCGCAACGGGGCCTGTGATTTCTTGCGCAAGCCATTCGAGTTCGAGGAACTCGAGACCGCGTTCGACAAGGCGCTGGCGCGCACTCGGCTCGATCGCGAAGTCGAGTTCCTGCGCAATCGCCGCGGCTTTCCCGGCAAATACCTCAGTCTGGGCAGTAATCCCAAGATGCTTCTGGTCGAAGACGTGATCCGGCACGTGGCCGATACCGACATCACGGTGCTGATTCGCGGCGAGAGCGGAACCGGCAAGGAACTGGTCGCGCGTCGACTCTACCAGCAGTCGAGCCGTTCGAGCTGCCCCCTGATCAAGGTCAACTGCGCTGCGCTACCCGCGGAACTGCTCGAGAGCGAGCTCTTCGGCTATGAGAAGGGCGCGTTCACCGGCGCCCAGCGGCGCAAGCTGGGCAAGTTCGAAGTGGCCAACGGCGGAACGATCTTTCTCGACGAGATCAGCGAGATGCACCCGAGCCTGCAGGCCAAGCTCCTGCAAGTGCTCCAGGACGGTCAGTTCAGCCGGCTCGGCGGCGAACGCGACATCGAGGTCGACACCCGCGTCGTGGCTGCGACCAATCGCGACCTGGAAGCTTCGGTGCGCGCGGGCGCGTTCCGCGAAGATCTGTTCTACCGGCTGAACGTGGTGACGATTTCGATCCCGCCGTTGCGGGAGCGCAGCGATGAGATCGGACCCCTGGGGGAGTACTTTCTGGAAACGTACTCGTGTGAATACGGCAAGGAATGCACACGTCTTTCCGAGGAATTGCAGACCGCCATGTTGATCCACGACTGGCCGGGCAATGTGCGTGAACTCGAAAATCTGATCAAGCGGATCGTCGTGCTGGGAACGGAGCAGCCGGCGTTACACGAGCTCGCAGCCCGGAAATCACGCCAGTCCGTCACCTCCACCGCCTCCAGGCCCACAGAGCTTCAGAGGTATTTGTCGGGCGAGGCCGAGTCGGTCAGCCTCAAACGCATTGCCAGAGAAGCGACCTTGGTTGCGGAGAAACACCTGATCGAGCGAGTTCTCGAACGAACCCGCTGGAATCGCAAAGAAGCTGCACGAATTCTCCAGATCAGCTACAAGGCGCTGCTCTACAAGATGAAAGATGCCGGGCTGGTGGATTCAGCCTGA